AAGGGCTGGGCAGGACAGCGACAGCCTCCCGTTGTTCCTTTCCAATCCCAGGATGGGACGGGGTGAGGGGCGCTGTGGCGACCCCAGACCGTCCTGTCAGAGAATCCCAGGGCCTCCTTACCACCCCCACCAGACCCCACCCCCAGCAGTGGGTCGGGTCCTAACTAAAGTCGACCCCCGCGACGGCACCTGTGTGGGTCCTGGCGGAGGGAGGCGGATCCCGGGGCTCAGCCGGACACCCCCATCCACGGGCCGCGGGAGCGGCCGGAGCGCAGCGCAGCGCAGCGGAGAGCCAGCTAGCCAGCGAGCGCTCCCCCCGCAGCTCCGGCGGCGCCCGGCTCCGCTCCcgcctccaccccaccccctccctgcGCTCGTGCCCGGGCTCCGGGGGCGCGCCCGCGCTCGGGCACCCACCCAACTGGCACGCGCGGGAGCTGGACGTCATCCCCTAGTTAACATTCATAGCCTTCCTCTGAGCACGTGGGCCTgcctttattaatatttatgcatttctgtttctctcctctttAACATTGGTCTTTCTGCTTCCCTCATGAATATTCAGAAGCTCCAAGATGAGCGCGTGCAATAACTATCAACATGGATACCTCGCAGAGCCTGACACTAGCTTCTGGATAAAATGCAGGCGATGGCTGCTGGCGGATGCCGGCAGACACACTCAAAGGCCCTCTTGGACTTTCTGAGCTGCCCATTCTCCtctactggaggctgaggcgggcaggccCAGCGACGTCTCCCAGCCCCAACTGAGTTCCGACCTCAAGCCAAAAGTGAGGAGGCCGGCAGGAGAGCTTTTCTCGCCCAAAGATGCGGGGTGGGAGCCGGATCCAGCTGAAAAATCTGAGTGAGAAGGTTTCAGGCCCAGGAGGACTTGAGATAATACAGGAAAATTCAAGAGGCTGAAATAAGAAGGGTCCCTGGGGTCTTgtgaaaaattattcatttatcatGTCTACTGTGTAAAGGCCTGTGCTTATAGAAGCTGTCAATAAAAAGTCTCATAATTCATGGATACACACAACTAAGAGCACAAGAACTGTAATTATCGAAGGAAGGCACTGGAAAAAGCATGTCGGCTTGGAGAACCCCAAGTACTTTCGTCTGATTACAAAGTACCTCTGGGCTGAACTGAGAACTTCAACTGGAAGGGGCAGGGAGCTTCTCTTTTGCTGGTTTATGCATTCATTCCACAGACATTTCAACCATGAGAAGGATGGAAACAGGAATAATGTCCCAATGAGATGAGAAGAAGCGTTGGCCTATTTGCCTTTGTGGGAGCAATAGACAGAGGATGTCTTCCTGTAAGAAAtcataaggccaggcacagtggctcacacctgtaatcccaacattttggaaagctgagacaggaggatcacttgaggccaggagttcaagaccggcctaggcaacatagtgagaccacatctgtacaaaaaaaaaaaaatagccaggcatggtgacccaTTCtggtagccccagctactctggaggatgaggtgggaggatcgcttgagctcaagaggttgaagctgcagtgcactccagcctgggcaacagcaagaccttgtctcaaaaataaataaataaataaataaataaatcacaaagaGTAGCTGGTTAAAAGATCCCTAAATCTCCTTTCTTGGGATCATACCCAGTTTTGTGACCTTAGGTTAGTTAACTTCCCTGTggctcatttcctcatctgtaaaatgaagaaaataatagtgCCCCACTCTATTGTGGCCTGTTGTGGGATTAAAGGAATGAATATAAGTAAAGTACTTCCAGGTATATTAGAAGGCACTATACGTAggtatgtgcgtgtgtgtttatatatatatatatgtcttggCTAATTTGAGGCCATCTTTTGTCTAGATCTTCAGAGCATGGGACAAACAGGTTTGAGAGAAGCTTGTGAAGTACTGAAAGTGATAAAGAACTTGGTCTTGAACTGGTGACCTTGTTAGttatcctctctgagcctcagttttctcatctgcaaaatggtgatGCCAATATCTGCTGTTGGATGCCAATGTCTACTACAAAGTTGTTGTTATGCATATTAAGTAATATAATGCGtgcaaaatgcttagcacagtgcctggcatataataagtaACCAATTAGTGGattctgttgttatttttgtgaggctatgaagaaactgaaagttGAGGACATCTAGGCTAGGTACCTGGGATGAGAAATCCCTGAACATTAGCCCAGTTATTCTTTCAGCAAACACTTATTTTATTGTAGTAAgatatatacaacataaaaattactatttttggccgggcgcggtggctcaagcctgtaatcccagcactttgggaggccgagacgggcggatcacgaggtcaggagatcgagaccatcctggctaacacagtgaaaccccgtctctactaaaaatacaaaaaattagccgggcgtagtggcggcgcctgtagtcccagctactcgggaggctgaggcaggagaatggcgtaaacccgggaggcggagcttgcagtgagccgagatcgcgccactgcactccagcctgggggcaacagagtgagactccgcctcaaaaaaaaaaaaaaaaaaaaaaaaaaaaaaatttttttctcccaNNNNNNNNNNNNNNNNNNNNNNNNNNNNNNNNNNNNNNNNNNNNNNNNNNNNNNNNNNNNNNNNNNNNNNNNNNNNNNNNaaaaaaaaaaaaaaaaaaaaaaaaaaaaaaaaaaaaaattactattttaaccattttaagtatacaagtCACTAGTATTAaacacattcacattgttgtgtaaccaccaccactatTCATCTACAGAAATTTTGTTATCCATacagaaactctgtatccattagaCACTAACTTCCCAGtactcccttccccagcccctggtaaccactattctaattttgtctctaagaatttgactattctaggtacctcatataagtgtaatcatacaatatttgttttttgtatctgacttatttcacttagcacaatgttttcaaggttcatctctGTTGCAAcaatgtcagaatttcctttctttttaaggttaaataatattccactacattttgtttattcatctgccCATGGACATTTGGAtcgtttccaccttttggctattgtgaataatgctactaatTTGTCATGAGATtagagtgagaaagaaaggataaaaaaaataaTGCTGCTATCAACATTGGTGTACAAATTCCAGCAAACATTGGTTGCATTCTATGACCTAGGCTAGAAGTTGGGGAGCTAAAATGAAGGCATGCTTTCAGGAGGTTCCATGTTTAGTACATTGATTTCCAAACTCTGCTGCTTAGAACCTGTGGTGGATTGAATGGTGTCTTCCTAAAATTCGTGTCTACCTTCAGTAGgtagcatggccctgctgacagcttgattttggacttccagcctccagaaccatgagatcACACATTGCTCCATAAGATCATTTGTTATGGCAGgcctaggaaactaacac
The sequence above is a segment of the Theropithecus gelada isolate Dixy chromosome 14, Tgel_1.0, whole genome shotgun sequence genome. Coding sequences within it:
- the LOC112606280 gene encoding LOW QUALITY PROTEIN: putative uncharacterized protein MGC39545 (The sequence of the model RefSeq protein was modified relative to this genomic sequence to represent the inferred CDS: substituted 2 bases at 2 genomic stop codons), encoding MPSGGEGRDRQKGRRAGCDTPSTPXNTAPRAPEPGAHPTAARPATAPPPRSLLPPVCSKTIAPPASAAAASGSDTAGMRGLGKAQHSGEGHERGRGSSKMSACNNYQHGYLAEPDTSFWIKCRRWLLADAGRHTQRPSWTFXAAHSPLLEAEAGRPSDVSQPQLSSDLKPKVRRPAGELFSPKDAGWEPDPAEKSE